Sequence from the Corallococcus sp. EGB genome:
GGAGCTTCACCGCCTGCTTGTGGTCGGAGGGCGTGCCGGGCTTGAGCTTGATGAGCGTCAAGCCCAGCTCCAGCTTGACGTCGAACGAGCCCGGCTTCATGGCCAGCGCGTTCCGGTACGCGGCGGCGGCCTCCGGGAACTTCTCGTCCCGGAAGGCCGTGCGGCCGGCGTCCATCATGTCCGCGAAGGTCTCCGGCTTCACGACCCGGCCCGACGCCGACGAGAGGGCGCTCGCGTCGTCCAGGATGCGCACCACCTTCGCGCGGCTGGGGTGCGTGCTGGGGGCGAACTCCAGGAAGCGTTGGTAGTGCGTCACGCTGGAGCGGCTGTCATTGAGGCGCGCGTACACCATGCCCAGGAGGAGCTCGCATTCCCCCTCCTGGGGGAACCGCGTCGCGCACTGATGCGCCAGGTCCACGGCCTTGCTGAGGTCTCCCTGCTGCACCTGGGCCTGGACGCGGTCCTGATAGTCCGTCAGGGAGCCGTCGGCGACTGGGAGCGGCTCCACCGTGAGGGGCGGATGGACTGCTTCCGGAGCGGCCCGCGTGGGGCTCCGTGCGGTGTCGGAGGACGGAACAGCCGTGGCGGGACGTTCGATGGGGCGCACCGTTCCCGGATGCTCGGGAGGCTCACCGGGGGAGGTGAGGAACCAGAAACAGCCGGCCCCGATGGCCAGGCCCGTGCTGCTCAATCCCAGCAGCCACTTCTTCTTCGATGCGGTGGGCGCGAGCGCGGCCGGCGCTTCCTCCTCCGTGATTCCGACGTTGGATTCAGGGAGCGGGATTCTCGCGGTGTGGAGCACTGGCCGGGGGCGAGGGGGCTCCTTCGCGCGCGCCGGCTCCTGCGCGCGCCAGGACTCCAGCTCCTCCTGGAAGGAGCCCGGGATGGAGAGGTCGCGGCCCTGCGCCAGCAGGTCGTCGCGGAACAGCATCCGCAGCAGGTGCGAGAGGCTCAGCGAGGAGACACCCGGGTGGTGCGCATGCAGGAACCCCGAGAGGGCCTCCGCGAAGGCATGGCTGGATTCGAAGCGGAGGGCGCGCTCTGGATGCAGGGCCTTGAAGAGGATCCGGTGGAGCGAGTCCGGCAGGTCCGGGCGTGATTCCCCGAGCGACGGGAGATCGCCTTTCGCGATGCGCATCATCACGACCTGGGGCGGCCCCTCCAGGGGGAGCCTTCCGCAGAGCAGCTCGTACAGCACGACGCCGGTGGCCCAGACGTCGGTGCCGGCATCCACGTCCTCGCCGCGCGCCTGCTCCGGAGAGAAGAAGAGGTATTTGCCCTTCACCACGCCGGGTTCGGTCTTGAGGCTCCGGGTGAGCTGTGCCTTGGCGATGCCGAAGTCGACGATCTTGACCTGCCCCTCGTAGCTGACGAGCACGTTGTCCGGGGAGATGTCGCGGTGGACGATGTCGAGCGGCTTCCCGCTGCCATCCGTGCGCGTGTGCGCGTAGTGCAGCCCGCGGCACATCTCCATCGCGACGAAGACGGCGATGGGGACGGGCAGGGCACTCATGCCGCGCTTCATGGCGCGTTTGAGGACGCGGTGGAGCGGCTGACCGTCCACGAACTCCATGGCGAGGAAGTACTCACCCTCCACGCGCCCGAAGTCGAAGACCTGCGCGACGTTGCCATGGGACAGCGTGGCGGAGATGCGCGCCTCGCTGATGAACATGGAGATGAAAGCTTCGTCGTTGGCGTACTCGGGCAGGACCTTCTTGATGAGGACGGGCTTGGTGACGCCCGCATCACCTACCAACTGGGCACGCCACGTCTCCGCCATCCCACCCTGGCCCAACCAGGACACCAATTCATAGCGCCCGAAGGCGTCCCCCTCTTGCAGTCCCATGTGCGAGGAATTCTAAACACGGATTCCGCTTGGGGTGGGAAGGCAATTCCGTGGGGCGGATGCCTACTGGGGATTCCGGTTCAGGATTTCAACGACGCGAGCTCGCTTTGGGTGCTCTGGAGGAGCGAGCGACAGGAATTGCTTGTAGGCCTGCGCACTCCTTACGAAATCCCTAATCCGGGCATAGAACGTTCCCAACATGAGTTGGCATTCCGGGAGCTTGGGGGCCTTGGCCGCGCAGGCCTGAGCGACTTCAAGGGCCTTCTCCGCATGCCCGGCTTTGTTGAGCATGACGGCGTGCTTCATGATTTCGTTGATCGACTTCGTGACGCTTGCCTCCGAGGCCATGGCCCGTTGGAGGTCCGCCTCCGTCTCGAGGCTGATGGGATTGTGGGCCGATGGGTTGGGAGGGTCGTTGAAGAGCCTTTCGCCGACTTGCTGCACCAGCGCATGACAGTCCGCGTTGGTGGGGTACATCTCCACGCAGTGATTGCTCAGGTAGACCGCGTCTGGATGCTGCTTGAGACGGATGGCCCGAGCGACACCTGCCTTCATCCTCCTGACGTCGGCGGCCTCCTTCGCGGGGTCCTTGGGGGCTTCCCTGGTTTCAGGAGCAGGGGAGTCTGGAGCTTGGGGCCTGGCCTCTTCCGCGGGCTGGGGAGGCGCCAAGACCATGATGGCGGGTGGGGCCGGTGGACGCTCTTTGAGGGATGGCGGCAGCGAGCTCTCGACGGTGGCGGGAGGGCGGATCGGAGTGGGAGGTGGGGCTCCGCCGTTCGTCGAAGGAGCGTGTGCATCCAGGAGGAGCCACAGGCTCGCACCCATGGCCAACAGTCCTCCCGCGCTCAATCCGTAGAGCAACGAGCGTGGGGGCGCTGAAGAGGGCACCATGGCCCGCGGTTGAGTCGCCTCGGTGGCCGGAGGGCTGACGGCCCGGATGCGCCGGGTCTGGCGCTCGGTCGAAGGCAGCGGCGTCACCGGTTCTTCCTTCACACGCCAGGCCTTCAGCTCCTCCAGGAAGGAGCCCGGGACGGACATCTCGCGGCCCTCATGCGCCAGGTCTCCCCGGAACAGCACGCGCATCAGGTGCGCGATGGTCATGGAGGAGAAGCGCGGGAAGTTCGAATACAGGAATCCCGCCAGCGCATCCCCGAACGCGTGACTGGATTCGAAGCGCAGCTCGCGGTCCGGCGTCAGCGCCTTCATTACGATGTCATTC
This genomic interval carries:
- a CDS encoding serine/threonine-protein kinase → MGLQEGDAFGRYELVSWLGQGGMAETWRAQLVGDAGVTKPVLIKKVLPEYANDEAFISMFISEARISATLSHGNVAQVFDFGRVEGEYFLAMEFVDGQPLHRVLKRAMKRGMSALPVPIAVFVAMEMCRGLHYAHTRTDGSGKPLDIVHRDISPDNVLVSYEGQVKIVDFGIAKAQLTRSLKTEPGVVKGKYLFFSPEQARGEDVDAGTDVWATGVVLYELLCGRLPLEGPPQVVMMRIAKGDLPSLGESRPDLPDSLHRILFKALHPERALRFESSHAFAEALSGFLHAHHPGVSSLSLSHLLRMLFRDDLLAQGRDLSIPGSFQEELESWRAQEPARAKEPPRPRPVLHTARIPLPESNVGITEEEAPAALAPTASKKKWLLGLSSTGLAIGAGCFWFLTSPGEPPEHPGTVRPIERPATAVPSSDTARSPTRAAPEAVHPPLTVEPLPVADGSLTDYQDRVQAQVQQGDLSKAVDLAHQCATRFPQEGECELLLGMVYARLNDSRSSVTHYQRFLEFAPSTHPSRAKVVRILDDASALSSASGRVVKPETFADMMDAGRTAFRDEKFPEAAAAYRNALAMKPGSFDVKLELGLTLIKLKPGTPSDHKQAVKLLEDVTRNNPSLRRAWLGLETAYTLTGNKAKARKAHDRYMVMSPRNMANPARAREMLKNLGR
- a CDS encoding serine/threonine protein kinase — translated: MALQAGDVFGRYELVSWLGRGGMAETWRAQLVGDAGVTKPVLIKKVLPEYANDEAFISMFISEARISATLSHGNVAQVFDFGRVEGEYFLAMEFVDGQPLHRVLKRALKSDLGALPIPVAVFIAMEMCRGLHYAHTRMDSSGRPLGIVHRDISPDNVLLGYEGQVKIVDFGIAKAQLIRGFKTAPGVVKGKYLFFSPEQARGEDVDARTDVWATGVVLYELLCGKLPVQGPPHVVMTRVGRGEIPAPGVLRPDLPQELNDIVMKALTPDRELRFESSHAFGDALAGFLYSNFPRFSSMTIAHLMRVLFRGDLAHEGREMSVPGSFLEELKAWRVKEEPVTPLPSTERQTRRIRAVSPPATEATQPRAMVPSSAPPRSLLYGLSAGGLLAMGASLWLLLDAHAPSTNGGAPPPTPIRPPATVESSLPPSLKERPPAPPAIMVLAPPQPAEEARPQAPDSPAPETREAPKDPAKEAADVRRMKAGVARAIRLKQHPDAVYLSNHCVEMYPTNADCHALVQQVGERLFNDPPNPSAHNPISLETEADLQRAMASEASVTKSINEIMKHAVMLNKAGHAEKALEVAQACAAKAPKLPECQLMLGTFYARIRDFVRSAQAYKQFLSLAPPEHPKRARVVEILNRNPQ